In Leptospira harrisiae, a genomic segment contains:
- the pbpC gene encoding penicillin-binding protein 1C, which translates to MPRILFGNTKSFLFGIIRNKLIYFLLTIGTLFFSASIWSLPTYKEIKLQYRPSDIQVFDRNGELIQRYRIRNDYRSEEWTEYNQLPKFLIDSVVYAEDKRFFEHTGIDSNALVSSFWGNLTSPSLRGGSTITMQLVSLLDPELKSTASKRKTFFQKIKQIQRAVELEETWTKEEIFTAYINLIYFRGELKGISSASKGLFRKSPESLTPNETYLLAALIRSPQSSIEKIIKRVCLLKKERDGFEDCESISRLVRESLFRNLDYPQYPSFVPLYTKTILDSIGERNNKEVDQIKTHWNSSLSIIFQRKVEEILKRNLKSLADKNVKDGSVIVIDNRTGQVLVYVPNIGDESSVSKLDLIRSKRQVGSTLKPFVYAQNFEENKLFPDSILSDSPVGIPVYQGIYRPLNYDKSYKGNVTVRESLGSSLNIPAIRALSFLDLNEFILVLERLGITGLKYPEFYGPSLALGTADINLLELTNAYRTLANGGLYSGIKFELSHEPPDFRRVFSPKTSYMISEILSDREARSLGFGWDNFLSTSYYTSVKTGTSQDMRDNWCIGYSEIFTVGVWVGNPTGSPMLDVSGITGAAPVWRETMDLFHESIGSKLIPPKEVSSDPISTSNSSKESRMERTKATRILTPVNGSIFALDPDIPIGRQKILFTFSSYDVSYSYYLNDEKIGSVGGPYLWEPKKGEYRLQVKDRDGKVLSLSLFEVR; encoded by the coding sequence ATGCCGAGAATTCTCTTCGGTAATACAAAATCTTTTTTATTCGGAATCATACGAAATAAACTCATTTATTTTCTTTTGACCATTGGAACTCTTTTTTTTAGTGCATCCATTTGGTCCTTACCAACATATAAGGAAATCAAATTACAATATAGACCATCAGACATACAAGTGTTTGATCGGAATGGGGAGCTCATTCAGAGATACCGAATCCGCAATGATTACAGGTCTGAAGAATGGACAGAATACAATCAACTTCCCAAATTTTTAATCGATTCAGTAGTGTATGCAGAAGACAAACGTTTCTTTGAACATACGGGGATTGATTCAAATGCATTAGTTTCTTCTTTTTGGGGAAATTTGACTAGTCCATCGTTACGTGGTGGATCTACGATTACTATGCAACTTGTTTCTCTTTTAGATCCTGAACTAAAATCAACTGCATCCAAACGAAAAACTTTTTTTCAAAAAATCAAACAAATCCAAAGGGCAGTTGAGTTAGAAGAAACTTGGACTAAAGAAGAAATTTTTACAGCATATATCAATTTGATTTATTTTAGAGGTGAATTAAAAGGAATATCTTCAGCAAGCAAAGGACTTTTTCGAAAATCTCCTGAATCACTTACACCTAACGAAACATATTTGCTTGCTGCACTCATTCGTTCTCCCCAAAGTTCTATTGAAAAGATAATCAAAAGAGTTTGTTTACTAAAAAAGGAAAGAGATGGCTTTGAGGATTGTGAATCGATCTCACGACTTGTGAGAGAAAGTTTATTTCGAAATTTAGATTACCCGCAATATCCATCATTTGTTCCACTCTATACAAAAACAATTTTGGATTCTATAGGTGAGAGAAATAATAAGGAAGTGGATCAAATCAAAACACACTGGAATTCTTCCTTATCTATAATCTTCCAGAGAAAAGTAGAAGAAATTTTAAAAAGAAATCTAAAATCTTTAGCAGATAAAAATGTGAAAGATGGGTCAGTGATCGTTATCGACAATCGTACAGGCCAAGTTTTGGTATATGTCCCCAATATTGGTGATGAAAGTTCAGTATCCAAACTTGATTTAATTAGAAGTAAAAGGCAAGTGGGATCAACCTTAAAACCTTTTGTATATGCACAGAACTTCGAAGAAAATAAACTCTTTCCCGATTCTATCCTTTCCGATTCTCCTGTAGGTATACCCGTTTACCAAGGAATATATAGGCCGTTAAATTATGATAAATCATATAAAGGGAACGTCACTGTTCGCGAAAGTCTTGGTTCCTCTTTGAATATCCCTGCCATCCGGGCTTTGTCATTTTTAGATTTAAATGAATTTATTCTGGTTTTAGAAAGGCTTGGAATCACGGGTCTCAAATACCCTGAGTTTTATGGCCCATCTTTGGCCCTCGGAACAGCTGACATTAACCTTCTTGAGTTGACCAATGCTTACAGAACTTTAGCCAACGGTGGATTGTATTCCGGAATAAAGTTTGAACTTTCACATGAACCACCAGATTTTAGACGTGTCTTTTCACCTAAAACAAGTTATATGATATCTGAAATTCTTTCAGATAGAGAAGCCAGGTCCTTAGGATTTGGCTGGGATAATTTTTTATCCACTTCTTATTATACCTCTGTCAAAACCGGAACAAGCCAAGATATGCGCGACAATTGGTGCATTGGTTATTCGGAAATTTTTACTGTAGGAGTTTGGGTAGGAAATCCTACAGGAAGTCCTATGTTGGATGTATCCGGAATCACTGGTGCAGCTCCTGTTTGGCGAGAGACTATGGATTTATTTCATGAGTCAATTGGCTCTAAGCTAATTCCACCAAAGGAGGTGAGTTCAGATCCAATTTCTACTTCCAATTCGTCTAAAGAAAGCAGAATGGAAAGGACAAAGGCGACAAGAATCCTCACTCCTGTGAATGGAAGTATCTTTGCTTTGGATCCTGATATTCCTATAGGCCGCCAAAAAATCCTCTTTACTTTCAGTTCTTACGATGTTTCGTATTCTTATTATTTAAACGATGAAAAGATTGGATCTGTCGGAGGGCCGTACCTCTGGGAACCAAAGAAGGGAGAATATCGTTTGCAAGTAAAAGATAGAGATGGAAAAGTTTTATCTCTTTCTTTATTTGAAGTTCGGTAA
- a CDS encoding acyl-CoA thioesterase yields the protein MPKPIKYKHKFTQQVVWGEMDAFGHVNNVTYVRYFESARADYFTKEGLWDSPVKPVKAGPVLTHLDMDYRKQVVFPATLEITLEVESISSRAFTVICSMWNENEECVLTGNAAFVWFDFELQKPSALPEYFKTKFGSNHLV from the coding sequence ATGCCAAAACCAATCAAATACAAACATAAATTTACCCAACAAGTTGTTTGGGGTGAGATGGATGCTTTCGGTCACGTAAACAATGTTACGTATGTTAGATACTTTGAATCTGCAAGAGCAGATTATTTTACAAAAGAGGGATTGTGGGATTCACCTGTTAAACCAGTGAAAGCTGGTCCTGTGTTAACACATCTTGATATGGATTATCGCAAACAAGTTGTTTTTCCAGCTACGTTAGAAATTACTTTGGAAGTGGAATCCATTTCTTCTAGAGCATTTACAGTGATTTGTTCCATGTGGAATGAAAACGAAGAATGTGTTTTAACAGGAAATGCTGCCTTTGTTTGGTTTGATTTCGAATTACAAAAACCTTCAGCACTTCCTGAATATTTTAAAACAAAATTTGGATCAAATCATTTGGTATGA
- a CDS encoding PP2C family protein-serine/threonine phosphatase, with amino-acid sequence MIKQSFQERFKLDDEVMKISRICLIVFFSFIGFGVFAPIEELGLYDPKWIRILHATVTFGFFIATYFSDWVRKQIQSIMLFFFYTMSAHSLVLLYWNSLYIGYLVGMILVLSCIGVSFVDRRSLVSYLGTVTSAGIVIGIYTKEPQVDLPLYLSSIITPALVSYLTLNIRLSSVEKLRISESQLKGFQDRMLNELEMANETQSNIVTTQWPKTKGIRLHSFFRSFGQVGGDAISYLEREDGKLALFFADVSGHGIASAMVSAMAVLAFKIHGNQVEPSACLKSIHADLQELVPNNHISACVLFVDTDTKEIKYSIAGHPPLIRIEKDTGPTFMEGMGTLIVSFLKPNLKDYTITPNSGDRILLYSDGILEVFDEAGEIYGDEHLFASIKNHSDKKGEEFLNALYEDSMSFSAKRISDDMSMLLLEIL; translated from the coding sequence ATGATAAAACAATCCTTCCAAGAAAGATTTAAACTTGATGATGAGGTGATGAAGATTTCAAGGATTTGCCTCATTGTTTTTTTTAGTTTTATCGGTTTTGGAGTTTTTGCACCTATTGAAGAGTTAGGTTTATATGATCCAAAATGGATTCGCATTTTACATGCTACCGTTACCTTTGGGTTTTTTATAGCGACTTATTTTTCAGATTGGGTTCGTAAGCAGATCCAATCCATCATGCTTTTTTTCTTTTACACGATGAGTGCCCATTCACTTGTACTTTTGTATTGGAATTCGCTTTACATTGGTTATCTTGTTGGAATGATTTTGGTTTTGTCTTGTATAGGTGTCAGTTTTGTAGACCGTCGTTCACTTGTTTCTTATTTAGGAACGGTAACTTCTGCAGGGATTGTCATTGGCATCTATACGAAAGAACCTCAAGTTGATTTACCTCTTTATCTTTCTTCCATCATCACACCTGCACTTGTTTCCTATCTCACACTCAACATTCGACTAAGTTCAGTAGAAAAATTAAGAATCTCTGAGTCTCAACTCAAAGGATTTCAAGATCGTATGTTGAACGAGCTTGAGATGGCCAACGAAACACAATCCAACATAGTAACAACACAATGGCCGAAAACAAAGGGAATTCGCCTCCATTCATTTTTTCGATCCTTCGGACAAGTTGGTGGTGATGCCATTAGTTATTTGGAAAGGGAAGATGGGAAGTTAGCACTTTTTTTTGCAGATGTATCTGGACATGGAATTGCTTCTGCAATGGTTTCTGCCATGGCGGTTCTTGCTTTCAAAATTCACGGAAACCAAGTCGAACCGTCCGCTTGTTTAAAGTCGATTCATGCCGATTTACAAGAGTTAGTTCCGAACAACCATATCAGTGCTTGCGTACTTTTTGTAGACACGGATACAAAAGAAATTAAATATTCTATTGCCGGCCATCCACCTCTAATCCGAATCGAAAAGGATACGGGTCCAACGTTTATGGAAGGAATGGGAACTCTCATTGTTTCCTTTTTAAAACCCAATTTAAAAGATTATACGATCACCCCGAACTCAGGAGATCGAATTTTACTCTATTCGGACGGAATTTTAGAAGTTTTTGATGAGGCCGGAGAGATTTATGGTGATGAACATTTGTTTGCATCCATAAAAAATCATTCTGACAAAAAAGGTGAAGAATTTTTGAATGCTCTATATGAGGACTCCATGTCATTTTCGGCAAAACGAATTTCCGACGATATGAGTATGTTATTACTGGAAATTTTATGA
- a CDS encoding LptF/LptG family permease — translation MNLLLTPFIWFKKEFIPFRTLDRYLFLDFFKTFLGTLIMLTSMIVIYKFTDVMKYLVSSKVNQVHVYLHVLYSLPSMVDQVVAPALMFSVCFVIGQFSVNKELVAMMVAGVSFIRIITPILFFGISMWLIMTLFGQIVVIPANKKAQIEFSIMAKGSNRLIDFVYQLHIKGKKGFYYVYWIDEKENTVKGGFNYIEITPDGHPTYTVSSQKAKFIPSPHSWVLYDAEEVRFNENLELVSRTKYAEKTYDFPEDLAYFSKPIRNPEEMNFFELADEIESRITKGIPFRNVIVQQHMAFAMPLMSFVVVTLGALAGAITKRSAGVASLGLTIAVVLLYYILNSTAKTLAENGALPIWIGMWMTPVIFTSAAYFLYRRMNI, via the coding sequence ATGAATTTGTTGTTAACTCCATTTATTTGGTTCAAAAAAGAGTTCATCCCTTTTAGAACACTAGACCGTTATTTATTTTTAGATTTTTTCAAAACCTTTTTAGGTACTCTCATCATGTTAACATCCATGATTGTGATTTATAAATTCACAGATGTGATGAAGTATTTAGTATCTTCCAAGGTAAACCAAGTGCATGTGTATTTGCATGTTTTGTATTCTTTACCATCGATGGTGGATCAAGTTGTTGCACCTGCACTTATGTTTTCTGTTTGTTTTGTGATCGGGCAGTTTAGTGTAAACAAAGAACTTGTGGCGATGATGGTGGCTGGGGTTTCATTTATTCGTATCATCACCCCCATTTTATTTTTTGGAATTTCGATGTGGCTCATTATGACTTTGTTTGGACAAATCGTAGTGATACCGGCTAACAAAAAAGCCCAAATCGAATTTAGCATAATGGCAAAGGGTTCCAATCGATTGATCGATTTTGTCTATCAATTGCATATCAAAGGAAAAAAGGGATTCTATTACGTCTATTGGATTGATGAAAAAGAAAACACAGTTAAGGGTGGATTCAATTATATCGAAATCACTCCCGATGGACATCCAACGTACACAGTGTCCTCTCAGAAAGCAAAATTTATCCCTTCTCCCCATAGTTGGGTTTTGTATGACGCTGAAGAAGTTCGGTTCAATGAAAACTTAGAACTTGTTTCTAGAACAAAATACGCTGAAAAAACCTATGACTTTCCAGAAGACTTAGCTTACTTTTCCAAACCAATTCGTAACCCAGAAGAAATGAACTTCTTTGAATTAGCAGATGAAATTGAATCCAGGATCACGAAAGGGATTCCTTTTCGAAATGTGATAGTCCAACAACATATGGCATTTGCAATGCCACTCATGTCATTTGTGGTTGTCACTCTCGGAGCACTTGCTGGTGCGATCACCAAACGTTCTGCAGGTGTGGCAAGCCTTGGGCTTACCATTGCAGTAGTTTTGTTGTATTATATTTTAAATTCAACTGCTAAGACTTTGGCTGAAAACGGTGCCTTACCCATTTGGATTGGAATGTGGATGACACCAGTGATTTTCACTTCAGCAGCCTACTTTTTGTATCGACGAATGAATATTTAA
- a CDS encoding FAD-binding oxidoreductase has translation MVAKKTKSIPEIKVPKKEKVEAWGMSSFSLSPVFRPETEEEIKELFVWANQTGTKVALRGGGCSYGDASTNTDGVVLDLTHFNKVLDFNLKTGVMTVQSGARIKDLWETGIENGFWPPVVSGTMMPTLGGALSMNIHGKNNFKVGTIGEHIKEFTFLTAKGDILVCSPKKNTDLFYSAISGFGMLGCFLTVQIKMKPIYAGKMKIDPVYVRNFDELFAYFEEHYKTSDYLVGWIDAFASGKSMGRGQIHKATNLKEGEDPDFPGNCLLERQHLPSRLFYLIPKKWMWILMRPFSFNLGMRLINLAKCIASILVNNKAYYQGHAEYAFLLDYVPNWKFVYKPGAMIQYQVFIPKENAKQAFREIFTICQERGIVNYLSVFKKHKPDPFLLTHAVDGFSMAMDFPVTKGNREKLWALCKEMDEIVLKHKGRFYFAKDSTLRKRVIESYFPKDNLKRFYSLKKKYDPKGILQTDLYKRVFLTEN, from the coding sequence ATGGTCGCAAAAAAAACAAAATCCATTCCTGAGATTAAAGTTCCTAAAAAGGAAAAAGTGGAAGCATGGGGGATGAGTTCTTTTTCTTTATCTCCTGTATTTCGTCCGGAAACAGAAGAAGAAATCAAAGAACTGTTTGTTTGGGCCAACCAAACTGGCACCAAAGTTGCGTTACGCGGTGGCGGATGTAGTTATGGTGATGCGTCAACTAACACGGATGGAGTTGTTTTAGATTTAACTCATTTTAATAAAGTTTTGGATTTTAACCTGAAAACAGGTGTCATGACAGTACAGTCAGGAGCAAGGATCAAAGACCTTTGGGAAACCGGAATTGAAAATGGTTTTTGGCCACCTGTTGTTTCAGGAACTATGATGCCAACGCTTGGCGGAGCTCTTTCCATGAACATACATGGAAAAAATAACTTCAAAGTAGGAACCATTGGTGAACATATTAAAGAGTTTACCTTTCTTACTGCCAAAGGAGATATTTTAGTTTGTTCTCCTAAAAAAAATACAGATTTGTTTTATTCTGCGATTTCCGGCTTTGGAATGTTAGGTTGTTTTTTAACTGTCCAAATTAAAATGAAACCAATCTATGCTGGCAAAATGAAAATTGATCCAGTATATGTCAGAAACTTTGATGAATTATTTGCATATTTTGAAGAACATTATAAAACCTCAGATTACTTAGTTGGATGGATCGATGCCTTTGCTTCGGGAAAATCTATGGGGCGAGGTCAAATCCACAAAGCAACCAACCTAAAAGAAGGAGAGGATCCGGACTTTCCAGGTAACTGTTTACTTGAAAGACAACACCTTCCCTCTCGCCTATTCTATCTAATTCCTAAAAAGTGGATGTGGATCCTCATGCGTCCCTTTAGTTTTAACTTAGGAATGCGACTCATCAATTTGGCAAAATGTATCGCAAGTATTCTCGTAAACAATAAAGCCTATTACCAAGGCCATGCAGAATATGCATTCCTTTTGGACTATGTTCCCAATTGGAAGTTTGTTTACAAACCTGGTGCGATGATCCAATACCAAGTTTTCATTCCCAAGGAAAACGCCAAACAAGCGTTCCGTGAGATATTCACCATTTGCCAAGAACGTGGAATTGTAAACTACCTATCTGTTTTCAAAAAACACAAACCAGATCCATTTTTACTCACACATGCAGTCGACGGATTTTCTATGGCGATGGATTTCCCTGTGACTAAAGGAAATAGAGAAAAACTTTGGGCTCTTTGTAAAGAAATGGATGAAATTGTTTTAAAACACAAAGGAAGATTTTATTTTGCAAAAGACTCCACCCTTCGCAAACGAGTGATCGAATCGTATTTTCCAAAAGACAATCTCAAACGGTTTTACTCCTTAAAGAAAAAGTATGATCCAAAAGGAATTTTACAAACCGACCTTTACAAACGAGTGTTTTTAACAGAAAATTAA
- a CDS encoding SDR family NAD(P)-dependent oxidoreductase yields the protein MGKKIIIVGASSGIGKAIAEAELNAGNSVVLLARREKSLESIAKKANSSKEKRAFPLVFDVTKFSTAEKTFEKAVSLLGGLDEVYFASGVMPEISPNEYNTTKDLEMLNVNTLGAVAFLNPAATYFTKQKSGKIIGISSIAGERGRKGNPVYNTSKAALNTYLEALRNRLSESKVQVTTIKPGFVITEMTSGLKLPEKGLLKAITAEEAAEKIRKIVAEGKDEAFVPGIWALVGLIIRNIPNFIFKKLSI from the coding sequence ATGGGGAAAAAAATAATCATCGTCGGTGCCTCGAGTGGGATCGGAAAAGCCATTGCAGAAGCTGAATTGAACGCAGGAAATTCCGTGGTTCTTTTGGCTAGAAGGGAAAAATCTCTCGAATCCATTGCCAAAAAAGCAAATTCATCCAAAGAAAAAAGGGCCTTCCCCTTGGTCTTTGACGTGACAAAGTTTTCCACAGCAGAAAAGACATTTGAGAAAGCAGTCTCTCTACTCGGCGGATTGGACGAAGTGTACTTTGCTTCTGGAGTGATGCCTGAGATTTCTCCTAACGAATACAATACAACTAAAGACTTAGAAATGTTAAATGTAAACACCTTGGGTGCTGTCGCTTTTCTCAACCCGGCTGCTACTTATTTTACAAAACAAAAATCAGGCAAAATTATCGGAATCTCTTCGATTGCTGGAGAACGTGGTCGTAAAGGGAATCCAGTTTACAATACTTCCAAGGCTGCACTAAATACTTACTTGGAAGCTCTTCGCAATCGTTTGTCAGAATCAAAAGTCCAAGTAACAACCATTAAACCAGGTTTTGTCATTACAGAAATGACGAGCGGTTTAAAACTTCCTGAAAAAGGATTACTAAAGGCTATTACTGCGGAAGAAGCGGCAGAAAAAATTCGCAAAATCGTGGCGGAAGGAAAAGATGAAGCATTTGTACCAGGAATCTGGGCACTCGTAGGTCTTATCATTCGCAACATTCCCAATTTCATTTTTAAAAAACTGAGTATATAA
- a CDS encoding NYN domain-containing protein, producing MPVNERILIDGMNLMYKFPDLAFCLGEYRLQDARDGLLLHLDRFYSKNFHTKFLVFFDGKKDITSDCYSEDWGKFSIHYSHEKKADELIIGYLNLCPVPSQCLVVSSDKEIISFARRLRAKRMTSEEFYAEWLKRETEEDETEFNHLKEGLTPSSETDYWERQFLP from the coding sequence GTGCCCGTAAATGAGAGAATCCTGATCGATGGGATGAATCTGATGTATAAATTTCCAGATTTGGCTTTTTGTTTGGGGGAATACCGCCTGCAGGATGCCCGGGATGGGTTACTCCTCCATTTAGATCGATTCTATTCTAAGAACTTTCACACCAAATTTTTAGTGTTTTTTGACGGGAAAAAGGATATAACCTCAGATTGTTATTCGGAAGATTGGGGCAAATTTTCCATTCATTATAGTCATGAAAAAAAAGCTGATGAACTCATCATCGGATATCTGAACTTATGTCCAGTACCTTCACAATGTTTGGTGGTATCTTCGGATAAGGAGATCATTAGTTTTGCGAGAAGACTTCGGGCCAAACGAATGACTTCGGAAGAATTTTATGCAGAATGGCTGAAAAGGGAAACAGAAGAGGATGAAACGGAATTTAACCACCTGAAAGAAGGATTGACACCTAGTTCAGAAACCGATTACTGGGAGAGACAATTCCTTCCTTGA
- a CDS encoding MBOAT family O-acyltransferase, producing the protein MLFNSIPFLIFFSIVYLLYWAIPRELRKYFLLLAGIGFYAYFSLALTVHFLVVIGINYLLYRKIKESPTKFWVGFTVTINLINLGFFKYIYFFSKVLADLTDYPFFKQVPDLIHIALPLAISFYTFQIIAAAVDTYRDSSKSLVRIEDYFLFVAFFPVLIAGPIMRMTDFFPNLDKLTPSKEKMYRASYLLMSGLVKKVLVADPMSLTISPVFGSPAEYDSFSLFIAGICYAIQVYSDFSGLTDMARSIALYLGFETPENFKAPFFSTSGRELWKRWHITLSFWLRDYIYFPLGGSRKGELRTYLNLIIIMTLGGFWHGADYTFICWGFYWGVILAGERYFEDNLGWKLTPEKNKFLMVIKALIVFVLFSISGLMFRSNNATNMVEHFHGIFTHFSHSLESMFVGDSNEWLVSATSLFGNGSSFRFQHIENLERIFYTSIALLFFHHIQYVPEFWDRIRKHDVWLVPILGVITIFLLATLSQDGGEFIYYKF; encoded by the coding sequence ATGTTGTTCAACTCAATCCCATTTTTAATCTTTTTTTCCATTGTTTATTTGCTCTATTGGGCCATCCCAAGAGAGCTACGAAAGTATTTCCTGTTACTTGCAGGGATTGGTTTTTACGCTTACTTTTCTTTGGCACTGACTGTCCATTTTCTTGTCGTCATTGGCATCAATTATCTTCTATATCGTAAAATCAAAGAAAGTCCAACGAAGTTTTGGGTTGGGTTTACTGTTACTATCAACCTAATCAATTTAGGTTTTTTTAAATATATATATTTTTTCAGTAAGGTTCTTGCTGATCTAACAGACTATCCGTTCTTTAAACAAGTTCCTGACCTCATTCACATTGCTTTACCACTTGCGATTAGTTTTTATACCTTTCAAATCATTGCTGCTGCAGTAGATACATACCGTGATTCATCCAAATCTTTGGTTCGAATCGAAGATTATTTCTTATTTGTTGCATTTTTTCCAGTGCTCATTGCTGGGCCTATCATGAGGATGACTGATTTTTTTCCGAACCTGGACAAACTAACTCCAAGTAAAGAAAAGATGTATCGTGCCTCATACTTGCTAATGTCTGGACTTGTAAAAAAAGTTCTCGTGGCAGATCCAATGTCACTCACCATCTCACCGGTGTTTGGTTCTCCTGCTGAGTATGATTCCTTTTCTTTGTTTATTGCGGGGATTTGTTATGCAATTCAAGTATACAGTGATTTTTCTGGTCTCACTGACATGGCAAGGTCAATTGCTTTGTATTTGGGTTTCGAAACTCCTGAAAATTTTAAAGCTCCTTTTTTCTCCACATCGGGAAGAGAACTTTGGAAACGTTGGCACATCACTTTATCTTTTTGGTTAAGAGATTATATTTATTTTCCACTGGGTGGTTCTCGTAAGGGTGAATTACGCACTTATTTAAACTTAATCATCATTATGACACTGGGTGGTTTTTGGCACGGTGCAGATTATACTTTTATCTGTTGGGGATTTTATTGGGGTGTGATTCTTGCTGGTGAAAGGTATTTTGAAGATAACCTGGGTTGGAAGTTAACTCCAGAGAAAAATAAATTTCTTATGGTGATCAAAGCTTTAATTGTATTTGTTTTGTTTTCTATATCGGGACTTATGTTTCGTTCGAACAATGCTACCAATATGGTGGAACATTTCCACGGAATTTTTACTCATTTTTCGCATAGTTTGGAAAGTATGTTTGTTGGTGATTCCAATGAATGGTTGGTATCTGCGACTTCTCTTTTTGGGAATGGTTCATCATTTCGATTCCAACATATTGAAAACCTAGAACGAATATTTTATACTTCCATAGCATTATTATTTTTTCATCACATCCAATATGTTCCTGAGTTTTGGGATCGTATCCGCAAACATGATGTTTGGTTGGTTCCCATACTTGGTGTCATTACTATTTTCCTTCTCGCCACACTTTCGCAAGATGGTGGAGAATTTATCTATTATAAGTTTTAG
- a CDS encoding DUF1574 domain-containing protein, whose protein sequence is MEFIRNRYLLVPFFVVFLTFCLDKLLLFENVHTYFSKSLSDINYIQKHQLYEDLKVYLTNKDRDKVLVYFGNSRALLFDNEYIHKKYPGWVMFNFSVPGGKPDYVLQWMEKFHKDNVKPDFFLFDHSVEMYNSAATLKVDETLTNGLNVSFVLKHFSLFSTDDISTLFAKRMFRAYQYRPKLEVILARAKNKESFLYPYRELRNSLMANLNKGKGSAMTPGTHQSVLPPELLKKSAIGDFHSYLVPFHFSDQILNFTNQSLELAKELGVPSAVIWVRLSLPYMDHIRNLKVSVGNGKEDTVYHDWYPRMIEYHKQNGVPFWNMNDDPNYTCNNFSDAGHMSPTCYDEYTDYIFKNLLQSFVKGAR, encoded by the coding sequence GTGGAATTTATTCGTAACAGATATTTGCTTGTCCCGTTTTTTGTTGTATTTCTTACTTTTTGTCTAGATAAATTATTACTTTTCGAAAACGTACACACATATTTTTCAAAATCACTTTCTGATATTAATTACATACAAAAACATCAGCTGTATGAAGATTTAAAAGTTTATCTAACAAATAAAGACAGAGATAAAGTTTTAGTTTACTTCGGAAATTCTCGTGCCTTGTTATTTGATAACGAATACATTCATAAAAAATACCCAGGTTGGGTGATGTTTAATTTTTCTGTTCCTGGTGGAAAACCTGATTATGTTTTACAATGGATGGAAAAGTTTCATAAAGACAACGTAAAACCAGATTTTTTCTTATTCGATCATTCCGTCGAAATGTATAACTCGGCAGCCACTTTAAAGGTAGATGAAACTTTAACAAATGGACTAAACGTTTCTTTTGTTTTAAAACATTTTTCGTTATTTTCAACAGATGATATTTCTACTCTTTTCGCCAAACGAATGTTCCGTGCTTACCAATATCGACCTAAGTTAGAAGTGATCCTTGCTCGGGCCAAAAATAAAGAATCATTTTTATATCCTTATCGTGAATTACGTAATAGTTTGATGGCTAATTTGAATAAAGGAAAAGGTTCTGCGATGACACCTGGAACCCATCAGTCTGTGCTTCCTCCAGAATTATTAAAAAAATCGGCCATTGGTGACTTTCATTCTTATCTAGTTCCGTTTCATTTTTCTGATCAGATATTAAATTTTACAAATCAATCATTGGAATTAGCCAAAGAACTGGGAGTGCCTTCCGCTGTCATTTGGGTTCGACTTTCGTTGCCTTATATGGATCACATTCGTAATCTAAAAGTTTCTGTGGGTAATGGAAAAGAAGATACTGTGTATCATGATTGGTATCCGAGAATGATTGAATATCATAAACAAAATGGAGTACCGTTTTGGAATATGAACGATGACCCGAACTACACCTGCAACAATTTCAGTGATGCAGGTCATATGTCACCGACTTGTTATGATGAGTATACGGATTATATTTTTAAGAATTTACTTCAATCTTTTGTGAAAGGGGCTCGGTAG